The following coding sequences are from one Pocillopora verrucosa isolate sample1 chromosome 5, ASM3666991v2, whole genome shotgun sequence window:
- the LOC136281257 gene encoding melatonin receptor type 1A-like yields the protein MTGKLSLELTTREEALAWTETILFVVTNVVAILGNLLILCAVYHNHSLRTIPNIFVIALAVSDILMSTICMPLTVASLFHGRWIFHETVCRFQAFDIFAFGKCSLGTMAAIAVSRYFCVVNREKYPSLFKKQRALMYIFIVWCLALVGSVPILVFNNDSIEFHPGKAMCLFKFESNIAYSASILCCFITTPLIIITICYVKVFRAVSRSNRVFSSENNPELLRVNVQEAQVTKRLLAVVVGFACCWLPVFVVDNIDMARGEPTLPRQVYLTNSLIIYLSSTINPFIYCAADKRFRREYKVVLRKIFTFKCRDNSENGNA from the coding sequence ATGACAGGTAAACTTTCCCTTGAGCTTACCACAAGAGAGGAGGCGTTAGCTTGGactgaaacaattttgtttgttgttaCCAATGTTGTGGCCATCCTTGGAAATCTCCTCATTCTTTGCGCCGTGTACCATAACCACAGTCTACGCACGATTCCCAACATATTCGTAATAGCACTGGCTGTGAGCGATATTCTGATGTCTACTATATGTATGCCTTTAACAGTTGCAAGTCTTTTCCACGGCAGGTGGATCTTTCATGAAACGGTCTGCCGCTTTCAAGCATTTGATATCTTTGCGTTTGGGAAGTGTAGTCTTGGAACTATGGCAGCAATTGCAGTCAGCCGATATTTCTGTGTTGTTAATCGGGAAAAGTATCCCTCGCTGTTTAAGAAGCAAAGAGCCTTGATGTATATTTTCATCGTTTGGTGTTTAGCTCTGGTTGGATCTGTGCCCATATTAGTCTTCAACAATGACAGCATTGAATTCCACCCTGGGAAAGCAATGTGTCTgttcaaatttgaaagtaacattGCTTACTCTGCCTCAATCCTTTGCTGTTTTATCACAACACCCTTGATTATCATCACGATCTGCTATGTCAAAGTGTTCCGCGCCGTGTCGAGATCAAATCGTGTTTTCTCATCGGAAAATAACCCGGAACTTCTTCGGGTGAATGTGCAAGAAGCCCAAGTGACGAAGCGTTTGCTAGCAGTTGTGGTCGGCTTTGCATGCTGTTGGCTTCCTGTTTTTGTCGTTGATAACATCGACATGGCACGTGGAGAACCCACGCTACCACGACAAGTTTACTTAACTAACAGCCTCATAATTTATCTGAGTAGCACCATAAACCCATTCATATATTGCGCCGCAGATAAGAGGTTCAGACGAGAGTACAAGGTTGTTTTGAGGAagatttttacttttaaatgcCGAGACAACAGCGAGAACGGTAACGCTTAA